One Denticeps clupeoides chromosome 12, fDenClu1.1, whole genome shotgun sequence genomic window carries:
- the LOC114800482 gene encoding sodium-coupled neutral amino acid transporter 3-like isoform X2, whose translation MDPAQSEMNTIPNGKGHESADDTSATTKTVPENTAHPNKTGDAEANLAESQEFLSNMDEKKTPRFTDFEGKTSFGMSVFNLGNAIMGSGILGLAYAMANTGVILFLFLLTAVAGLSSYSIHLLLKSSGVVGIRAYEQLGYRAFGTPGKMAAGIAITLQNIGAMSSYLYIVKYEFPLVIQAFLGVDKPSGEWFLNGNYLVVIVSVCVITPLALMKQLGYLGYTSGFSLSCMVFFLISVIYKKFHVPCPFVDFSYNRTVGLNVSAIADPGGAHDEIDPACTPRMFNINTQTAYTIPILAFAFVCHPEVLPIYTELRNPTKKKMQHVSNISIAVMYIMYFLAALFGYLTFYGKVEAELLHTYSRIDPYDTLILCVRLAVLTAVTLTVPIVLFPVRRAIQQMLFPNKTFYWPRHIAIAVSLLTCINLLVIFAPNILGIFGVIGATSAPCLIFIFPAVFYIRIVPKEDEPMRSTPKILAACFACLGFLFMIMSLSFIIIDWTTGSSNSGSGH comes from the exons ATGGATCCTGCTCAGTCCGAGATGAACACCATCCCCAATGGCAAGGGGCATGAGTCTGCTGACGATACAAGTGCCACAACTAAAACGGTGCCAGAGAACACGGCACA TCCCAACAAAACAGGGGACGCAGAGGCCAATCTGGCAGAAAGTCAGGAGTTCCTGTCAAACATGGACGAGAAGAAAACTCCCCGCTTCACAGAT TTTGAGGGAAAGACTTCATTTGGGATGTCTGTGTTCAACTTGGGAAATGCCATCATGGGCAGTGGAATTCTGGGATTGGCATATGCTATGGCCAATACTGGCGTCATCCTCTTTCT GTTTCTTCTCACGGCGGTAGCCGGCCTTTCATCCTACTCCATTCACTTGCTGCTCAAGTCTTCAGGTGTTGTGG GCATCAGGGCTTATGAACAGCTTGGCTACAGGGCATTTGGGACTCCAGGCAAAATGGCTGCCGGCATTGCCATCACCTTGCAGAACATAGGAG CCATGTCCAGCTACCTATATATAGTGAAGTATGAGTTCCCTCTGGTCATCCAGGCCTTCCTAGGGGTCGATAAGCCATCAGG TGAATGGTTCTTGAATGGGAATTACCTGGTGGTCATAGTGTCAGTCTGTGTCATCACACCCTTGGCCTTGATGAAGCAACTGG gcTACCTTGGCTACACCAGTGGTTTCTCTCTCAGTTGCATGGTCTTCTTCCTAATCTCT GTCATCTACAAGAAGTTTCACGTGCCCTGTCCGTTTGTAGACTTTTCTTACAACCGAACGGTGGGTCTAAACGTCAGTGCGATCGCTGACCCAGGAGGGGCACATGATGAAATTGACCCGGCCTGCACACCACGCATGTTCAACATCAACACTCAG ACGGCCTACACCATCCCCATTCTGGCGTTCGCCTTTGTATGCCACCCGGAGGTCCTGCCCATCTACACAGAGCTACGCAA CCCCACCAAGAAAAAGATGCAGCATGTCTCCAACATCTCCATTGCAGTCATGTACATCATGTACTTCCTGGCTGCTCTGTTTGGATACCTGACCTTCTATG GCAAAGTTGAAGCTGAGCTGTTACACACGTACAGCCGCATTGACCCCTACGACACGCTCATTCTGTGCGTGCGCCTGGCTGTGCTGACGGCCGTCACACTCACCGTACCCATCGTTCTCTTCCCG gtGAGACGTGCGATACAGCAGATGCTTTTCCCCAATAAGACGTTCTACTGGCCACGTCACATTGCCATCGCAGTTTCACTGCTCACCTGCATCAACCTGCTGGTTATTTTTGCTCCCAACATCCTGGGTATCTTTGGAGTCATTG GTGCCACTTCTGCCCCCTgcctcatcttcatcttcccCGCTGTCTTCTACATCCGAATCGTGCCCAAAGAGGATGAGCCCATGCGCTCTACACCCAAAATCCTG GCTGCCTGCTTTGCCTGCCTGGGCTTCCTGTTTATGATAATGAGCCTCAGCTTCATTATTATTGATTGGACGACAGGGAGCAGCAACTCCGGCAGTGGTCACTAG
- the LOC114800482 gene encoding sodium-coupled neutral amino acid transporter 3-like isoform X1 — protein MDPAQSEMNTIPNGKGHESADDTSATTKTVPENTAQQSVPNSTQDASPNKTGDAEANLAESQEFLSNMDEKKTPRFTDFEGKTSFGMSVFNLGNAIMGSGILGLAYAMANTGVILFLFLLTAVAGLSSYSIHLLLKSSGVVGIRAYEQLGYRAFGTPGKMAAGIAITLQNIGAMSSYLYIVKYEFPLVIQAFLGVDKPSGEWFLNGNYLVVIVSVCVITPLALMKQLGYLGYTSGFSLSCMVFFLISVIYKKFHVPCPFVDFSYNRTVGLNVSAIADPGGAHDEIDPACTPRMFNINTQTAYTIPILAFAFVCHPEVLPIYTELRNPTKKKMQHVSNISIAVMYIMYFLAALFGYLTFYGKVEAELLHTYSRIDPYDTLILCVRLAVLTAVTLTVPIVLFPVRRAIQQMLFPNKTFYWPRHIAIAVSLLTCINLLVIFAPNILGIFGVIGATSAPCLIFIFPAVFYIRIVPKEDEPMRSTPKILAACFACLGFLFMIMSLSFIIIDWTTGSSNSGSGH, from the exons ATGGATCCTGCTCAGTCCGAGATGAACACCATCCCCAATGGCAAGGGGCATGAGTCTGCTGACGATACAAGTGCCACAACTAAAACGGTGCCAGAGAACACGGCACA GCAAAGTGTACCCAATAGTACTCAAGATGCCAG TCCCAACAAAACAGGGGACGCAGAGGCCAATCTGGCAGAAAGTCAGGAGTTCCTGTCAAACATGGACGAGAAGAAAACTCCCCGCTTCACAGAT TTTGAGGGAAAGACTTCATTTGGGATGTCTGTGTTCAACTTGGGAAATGCCATCATGGGCAGTGGAATTCTGGGATTGGCATATGCTATGGCCAATACTGGCGTCATCCTCTTTCT GTTTCTTCTCACGGCGGTAGCCGGCCTTTCATCCTACTCCATTCACTTGCTGCTCAAGTCTTCAGGTGTTGTGG GCATCAGGGCTTATGAACAGCTTGGCTACAGGGCATTTGGGACTCCAGGCAAAATGGCTGCCGGCATTGCCATCACCTTGCAGAACATAGGAG CCATGTCCAGCTACCTATATATAGTGAAGTATGAGTTCCCTCTGGTCATCCAGGCCTTCCTAGGGGTCGATAAGCCATCAGG TGAATGGTTCTTGAATGGGAATTACCTGGTGGTCATAGTGTCAGTCTGTGTCATCACACCCTTGGCCTTGATGAAGCAACTGG gcTACCTTGGCTACACCAGTGGTTTCTCTCTCAGTTGCATGGTCTTCTTCCTAATCTCT GTCATCTACAAGAAGTTTCACGTGCCCTGTCCGTTTGTAGACTTTTCTTACAACCGAACGGTGGGTCTAAACGTCAGTGCGATCGCTGACCCAGGAGGGGCACATGATGAAATTGACCCGGCCTGCACACCACGCATGTTCAACATCAACACTCAG ACGGCCTACACCATCCCCATTCTGGCGTTCGCCTTTGTATGCCACCCGGAGGTCCTGCCCATCTACACAGAGCTACGCAA CCCCACCAAGAAAAAGATGCAGCATGTCTCCAACATCTCCATTGCAGTCATGTACATCATGTACTTCCTGGCTGCTCTGTTTGGATACCTGACCTTCTATG GCAAAGTTGAAGCTGAGCTGTTACACACGTACAGCCGCATTGACCCCTACGACACGCTCATTCTGTGCGTGCGCCTGGCTGTGCTGACGGCCGTCACACTCACCGTACCCATCGTTCTCTTCCCG gtGAGACGTGCGATACAGCAGATGCTTTTCCCCAATAAGACGTTCTACTGGCCACGTCACATTGCCATCGCAGTTTCACTGCTCACCTGCATCAACCTGCTGGTTATTTTTGCTCCCAACATCCTGGGTATCTTTGGAGTCATTG GTGCCACTTCTGCCCCCTgcctcatcttcatcttcccCGCTGTCTTCTACATCCGAATCGTGCCCAAAGAGGATGAGCCCATGCGCTCTACACCCAAAATCCTG GCTGCCTGCTTTGCCTGCCTGGGCTTCCTGTTTATGATAATGAGCCTCAGCTTCATTATTATTGATTGGACGACAGGGAGCAGCAACTCCGGCAGTGGTCACTAG